The Chloroflexota bacterium genome segment TGTCACTGATCGCCGTAAAGGAGCCGGGGATGATCGGCGTAATGGAGCCAGTTTTGGGTGAGTAGAACGGACATCTCGGCGGGGTCAAGAATGCGTGGTTTTGGAGTTGTTGGCAACTCTCGATTTGGTGTTGGTCGGAGCGAGTTTCGGCGCTCGGTAAGAGTGGCCGTCGAGCACCAGGCAGTAGGCGTTGTGGCGCAGCCGATCGAGCGTTGCCGATGCCAGGAGCCGGTTGGCGGGGAAGGCCTGATCCCACTCGGTGAAGTCGAGGTTGGAGGTGACGACGGTGGCGACCTGTTCGTAGCGCTCGGCGATCAAGTCGTGGAGATCTTCGTCGGCGGGCGGGCGAAGCGGTTTCAGGCCGAAGTCATCGATGATCAAGAGCGGCACGCGGGCGAGCGCGGTGAGTTTGCGGTCGTAGGCGCCAGTGGCGCGCGCGGCATTCAGGCTCGCGGTGAGCGCGGCACAGGTGCCGAAGACGACGTCGACGCCTTGGCGCACGGCGCAGTGGCCGAGGGCTTGCGCGAGATGGCTCTTGCCGGTGCCGCAGGGTCCGACGATGAGCACGGGAGCGCGCTCACCCAGGTAGCGGCCGGTGGCGAGGTCGTGAACGAGCGCGCGGTTGACCGAGGGCAGGCGCTCGAAGTCGAACTGGTCGAGCGTCTTGGTGGCGCGAAACGCGGCTCGCCGAAGGCGCAGCGCGAACTTCTTCTGCTCGCGCCGGGCGACTTCGTCCTGGATCAGCAACGCGAGGAATTCGGTATAGGCGAGCTTGGAATCGATCGCCTGGCGGTTTCTCGCTTCCAGCGAATCGAGGATGCCCGAGAGGCGCAGCTGCTTCAGGTATGGCGAGAGCTCAGGGACGGGGTTCATGGGTGGGGTTCTCCTGGGTTGAGGTGAATGGGACTGCACGGACGAGAGGGTTACCCACGGCGCGCCCCGCGCGGCGCCCGACACGCCAGAGCGCGGGCGCGCGGTGGGTAACCCGGGGAACACGGTTTCAGTGCGGCAGGCGCTCATCGGTGTCAAAGAGGCTCTGGGCGTCGCGCGCGAAGCGTGCGGCACTCGCATACGGGGAGGCGGGCTCGCTCGCCGAAGGCAGGGGCAGCGCGTCGTGGCCGCCCACGAGGATGTTCTTGACGCTGCGGTACTGGACGGTGGCGTGATACAGGGCGCGCGCGCAGGCCGCTTCCAGGCGCTCGCGGCCGTAGGGCTTGGCCAAGCGCAGCAGCCCCTGCGCCGCGCGCAGCCGCTCGACGATGCGGTCGGTGAGCAGGCGCGCGACGAGCTCGGCGCACGCGGGACCCACGGCGGCAGCTTGCTTGGCGCACCAGGCGCGGTCCTGCAGGAAGAACGCCTGCGCCTCGGGCGGCAGGTGCGCGCCGACGGTGAAGCGTTGCCCCGGTTTGCGTCCGCGCGGGTGCGTGGCCACGAGCCGATAGTCCTCGAAGATCGACACCGAGCCGTCGGTAGCGCGCAGCCACAGGCGCTTGCCCACGAGCAGATAGGGCACGGAGTACAGCACCCGCTCGTGCTGCACGTGGCAGTCGCGGTGCACCGTGACGCCGTGCCAGCTGCCCAGGTCCGGGGCGATCGCGGGAAGCGGCTTCATGAGCGGGCGCTCCAGCTCGAAGCGCACAAGCGGTGCCTCGCGCGTCGTGCCGTGGATGCGAACGCCGGCCTCCTCCATTGCCCAGCGCCGGCCCTGCGCATTCAGATCCGCCAGATCGCGGAAGCTCCGGATGGGAAGGAAGTTGCCCTTCACGTACTTGACCCCGGATTCGACGATGCCCTTCTTCTGCGGATCAGCCGGTGGACACGGATCGATGCGGAATCCGTAACCTTCCGCGCATTCGGCATACGCCCGCTGCACCAGCGGGTCGTGGATGCTCGCCTTGGTGATCGCGCACTTGGGGTTGTCGATGATCAGGCGCTCAGGGACCGCGGCGAACCATTCGAACGCCCGCCGGTGGCAGCCTAGCCACGTGGCCACCGTCTGGTCCCAGACGAACTCGACGTACTGGTGGCGCGAGAAGCACAGCGTCATCACGAAGCACCAGGTGCGGCGCAGCTCACCCGTGGCCGGATCGACGAGCACGGGTCCGGTGCCGAAGTCGACTTGGCCGGCCTCGCCCGGGGCAAACACCAGCGGCACCGTCGCATCAGGGGGCAACGCCGCCCGCAGCGCCGCGAGCATGCGGCGCACCGCGGAGTAGCTCCCCGCGTAGCCGTGCTCACGCCGCAGCACCGCGTGGATGGCCACCCCCGAGACGCCTTGCGCGAACCAACGCTCCACGGTCGCCCGGTAGGGCTCGAGGCCCGAAATGGTGGAGGCCGCCCGCCGGTGCGCCCCCAGGGCGGCCGCGATCTCTGCGTCCTCGGGCAGCGCCGAGGCCCCATCGAGCCAGCCGCGCTCGATCGCCAGAGCGCGCAGCTCCGCGGCCTTGGGCCGGCCCATCAGCCGCGAGCGCTTGATGTCGCGGTCGGAATCCCCCTGGCGCATACGCACCAGGACCTGCCTGTACTGGAACATCTCGAATCTCCTGCGGCTCACGGCCATCTCCTCCGGACAAAAAGCCCGCAGGGTAGCCGTGCCGCCTCAATCCGAGATGCCCGTTCCCTCCCTCAAACTGGCTCCAATATGCCGATCATCGACTGGCTCCATTACGCCGATCCGGCGCTGGCTCCAATATGCCGATCATCGGCTGGCTCCTTTATGCCGATCACGAAGTGGCTCCAATATGCCGGTCGGTGACA includes the following:
- a CDS encoding ATP-binding protein produces the protein MNPVPELSPYLKQLRLSGILDSLEARNRQAIDSKLAYTEFLALLIQDEVARREQKKFALRLRRAAFRATKTLDQFDFERLPSVNRALVHDLATGRYLGERAPVLIVGPCGTGKSHLAQALGHCAVRQGVDVVFGTCAALTASLNAARATGAYDRKLTALARVPLLIIDDFGLKPLRPPADEDLHDLIAERYEQVATVVTSNLDFTEWDQAFPANRLLASATLDRLRHNAYCLVLDGHSYRAPKLAPTNTKSRVANNSKTTHS
- a CDS encoding IS21 family transposase, giving the protein MFQYRQVLVRMRQGDSDRDIKRSRLMGRPKAAELRALAIERGWLDGASALPEDAEIAAALGAHRRAASTISGLEPYRATVERWFAQGVSGVAIHAVLRREHGYAGSYSAVRRMLAALRAALPPDATVPLVFAPGEAGQVDFGTGPVLVDPATGELRRTWCFVMTLCFSRHQYVEFVWDQTVATWLGCHRRAFEWFAAVPERLIIDNPKCAITKASIHDPLVQRAYAECAEGYGFRIDPCPPADPQKKGIVESGVKYVKGNFLPIRSFRDLADLNAQGRRWAMEEAGVRIHGTTREAPLVRFELERPLMKPLPAIAPDLGSWHGVTVHRDCHVQHERVLYSVPYLLVGKRLWLRATDGSVSIFEDYRLVATHPRGRKPGQRFTVGAHLPPEAQAFFLQDRAWCAKQAAAVGPACAELVARLLTDRIVERLRAAQGLLRLAKPYGRERLEAACARALYHATVQYRSVKNILVGGHDALPLPSASEPASPYASAARFARDAQSLFDTDERLPH